From the Papaver somniferum cultivar HN1 chromosome 2, ASM357369v1, whole genome shotgun sequence genome, the window atttgtCGCTCtagttacacaaaattggttaaaaagaacaaaatcaaaaaattttgggtgaaaatgacatttagagtttgatactgtttaaatggacaaaaatataaaaatagtcaggatataAACAGGTTTatcctacctattttcaaatatttttttttatttttaatttacgtcaggatgcatccagtttcatctttgctattttttaagtttaagacgggatgaatccagtttcatccttgcaatttttttggtgtccatttcacccatactattttttactcgtccatttgaaccatattttgaaaatatttggacaaataatccATTTTCCGTTCTAGTTAAATTGGAAAAAGTTGTCGACAACCATGGTAAATCGGAGGTTTTTTTTTCCACCTTTTCAGTTGTTTATTgagatcaatcaatcaatcaatcaaacttATGATGTTTAGATGAAGAGACACTCTCCTGACTCCTGAGATCGCTAAGACTGTGCGATAAAtctaacaaaataataataatatctattttatttttagtaaaagTGAAATCAGTACAATAGTGAACGAGTCATGAATCACACTTCCCTTTATTGCTTTTCATTTGTACGCTTCTTAAACCTCACATTCACGAGTGACTCGCGAGCGAGAAACATAACATTGCATGTGAACGTTGGAATGTGTTTGTGGCTACTGGCTAATATAGAGCATTACTGGCTGCAACAAAAATAGTTAGAGATGTTGAAAACACGACCTTGTCCAAcctttttgtttgtgttttttatTAACATTGTCCTGTTGTGTGTCTTGTAACTAAAGTAAaccacaaaaaaatatattagtaACCACTATTCCTGTGGCCATTAGTTATTGGACCAGCagccccccacccccaccccctctATGCAATAACTGTTTTAAAATGCTGGAGAAACAGAGCCAAATACAGTATTTTGATATTCATgataacaaagaaaaagaaaaactattgAGAATCGGATATTGTAGAAGTTCCAATTTTTCAAACCTTCCACCTAATCTCTTTTGTTATGTGTACTGTACATAATGGTCTGCATGATCGATACCAAAAACTGGAGATGCAAAAAGTGTGGACACGCCACAGCACATATtggcgggtttaaacccgttttcCTCGAGGAACAGAAGGTGCGCCAATCCCACTGCTCACTTTTCATATGGGAATGCTTCAGTTGATCAGCCAAACAGGATAGATGGGAAGACATTCGAGATGCCCAAATGGGAAAACAACATACTGTACCAACCACCCAGTACCAACTCACAACACCAGTAGTCAATCTTATTACTGGATCCGATCAAATATTTTAAGTTTATTCTGAAATTTGACAATtgaaaattacataaacaaaTTCACGGTCGGCTCGACGAAGAACGTGATATGTGCTCGGCAGCTTACTAGAATTTCTGCAAGGATATTTATATTTTAAACAAGGATAATACAATTAACATATGAAAATCACCTGTATTATTCTTGTTAAGAAAACCAATGACAACTATATTTAACCTGTCAATCTTCCAAGTAAGTAAACCACAAATGACTTACTCTATGCATCTTTAATCATTCTCCACAGTTCGACTCTGTTTCAATCATGTTCAGCTATTTCACTTCTAAATAATAATTCCTACAACTTTCTACATTCTCATCTAGGATAAATGAATCCACGACTGCTCTTCAAGACTAAACTCAAATCATTCCAACGAAAAGTGATCCCTAAATCCAATATAACTAGCTGTAGTTTGTGCCACCGTGCATGCCATACTCTTGCAGATACTAAAAGCCACAGAATCCTATTATTAATTTATTACTTTCGGGAAAGAAAAAATGTAATAGCAACCCAACAGTAGCTGAACATGTTCATCATCTTATCTTCACGATTAGGCCCACGAGGCAGGCAGCATCCGCTCCAATTATGTATTGTACTGTGCAAATATAGAAGCAGGCAAGGTGCTGTTGTTATACATACATGGAGTGCCTGAGTCATCGTGCTGCATGGAGGTAGTACCCTGGAGTTTCCTCCGAAATGTAGTATTATCATCTGCAAACCCAAAGCATAATCGACCAACTTCCGAAAATATGGTCGGAAATGAGAGTTATATGGTGCTTCTAAGTTTTCTGTTGGTAAGTAATAAAGTAGACTTTAGACATTTTGTGTACGGCTAGTCCGGTTTCCAGATTCTATCACATTAAAAGTGCTAAAGAATCATAAAAGAACAAGGCAGAACTATAGTGAATGACTTTACAATTATAGTAATTAGTAATTACCACAATAATCAATCTGAGCTACTATTCTACACTCGAAGAGGAAATGGACATCACGACACATCACTTTTTCCTATAACCATGCTCTCTCACACAGGAAAAATAGATCACACTAGGAAACAGGACAATATACAAGAAAAATGCCCCAACAACTTCGATATAAGTTAGAATGTGACATATATGTGTTGTACCAAAAAGCATTTATATGGGTGTCGACGCAATGAGCCAAAGGTATGTTCTAGTTGAAAAAAAGCTCGAAATGTACACACAGATGCTAATTATATTATAACATGCCAAAGCATTGACGACAAAACATACATACCTACAGAAGTCTAATATCTCTAGATGGATTTGCATGTCGATTTATTGTGTCCAAAACCCTTGCAGTTACTACACTGAAGTTTCCGCTTGTCCAGATCTTGTGCCCGCTGTGATTTTGGTCGACCAGGTGTACGCCGAGCAGGAGGAGGGGTTATCAGGACTGCCCCTTCAGACGAATCTATTTTGGTAGGCATGTCTTCATTTGGAACAGGGTTTATTGACTGAGAATAGGTTGTTCGGTAAGTCTCAGTAGTGAAGTATCTGGAGCAGTAAGCATACGGGTGTTTGCCAATGTACAAAATGCAAGCTATTGCATGGGAACATGGCAATCCACTTAAATTCCATCCTTTGCAACTGCAATCCCATTTTTGCCCAATGTCCACTTTTTCAGTGTAAGAGTCCCCACGAACCTCAAACTTGTTATTATTAGGTGGAAATATCACATCATAATCCACACGAAAAGATTGTGCTTTCGCAGTTTCTTTCCGTATTTTTTGCTCTGCAGATGGAGTTAGTGTAGTCTCCCATTGATTGGAATCCACCCGACGTGTATATATCAACTCCATCATCTTCCGCCGGATTACATCAACCAACTGTGTTATTGGTAATTCATGAGCCTCTGATACCCATTGGTAGAACATTTCCCCGAAATTGGCTGTCATATGGTTATACCTTGCACCCTCAAAGAACACGTTAGCCCAATGCTCAGGCTTATTTTGGTGAACCCAGTTATATGCTTCAGGAGAAATTCCTTTGATACTTTCATGGCTCCTTTGGAATTCTTCGTATCTAGTAGCATAAGCAGCAGAGTGAAGATCAGCAACCAAAAGACGTTTCACTTCATTAGAAAACTGCATCTTCAGATCTCTCTTGAAACTCTCTGTAAGATACCGCAGGCAGTAACTGTGTTTAGCATCAACAAATACCTCAGGTATTGATTCACTTAAACCCTTTTGCATATCTGCTACAAACGTAATTTGAGAAGTGGAAACTGCAGAGCTCAGCTCTACTAGAAACCAACGCCAGTTATCATCGGTCTCAGCGTCTACTATGGCAAATGCAACTGGGAATACACCGTCATCCCCATCAGCTGCAGTTGCAGACAACAAAGTTCCCTGGTATTTAGAGTTTAAAGACGTGCTGTCGAGGAAAAGGAGAGGGCGGCAACCTTGTTCAAAACCCTGCAAAGATGCATGGAAAGAAACAAACAGACGATGAAAACTCGAGTCTTCCTTTGTGGAATATGTAGCATGACTACCTGGATTTGTCTCCTTTATCTTCTCACAGAAATATGGCAACTGATTGTATGCTTCTTTGTAAGACCCTTGAAGCTGCTCTCTGGCAATCTCTTTTGCACGCCAAGCCTGCGAATAGTTCAGCTCAATACCAAAATCTCGTTTAATATCAGTAACGATATCCTTCGGCTTGTAGCTTGACGATTCTCGCAGTTTCTCCTTAACAATTTCTGCCACCCAGTTCGTTGTAGCTTGATATCCACTTGTTAATATAGACCCATCACATGAATGCACTCCACTTACCTTTTTAATACAGAATAACTGGGTAGTCGACAACCTCGACGCATGTAACCTCCATGGACAACCTTCCGATTTGCATTTGACAGTTACACGGTGACTATCATTCTTAATGAATTTGTAAGCAAACCCGTGTGCAATAGAATATTTACGCAATGCTTCACGGAATTCATGAACATTTGTAAACCTTTGGTCAACACCAGTGATAGTGTTTTCCCATTCTACGGCTCTATGATGCTTGGCAGCACTTGCAGCAGTGACAGCAATAGCTGGCGGTTGATTTGGAGATATACTTTCAAGAGGAACATCAAATACTGCATCTGGTTCAACTGAGTTTATAATAATGCCATCAACTGGTGTATCATCAATAGCAACCACAGCTTCTGATATGGTTGTCCTACTTGACCTACTGGCAGGCATGTTGGACACATCATGATGAATAACATCTCTGGTTATAACAAAAATATCCGCCGTGGTTGAACTCTGATGGAAGTTGATCATACGTTGCAAATCTTTGTCATTAGAAATCGTAATAAGTGTTTTTCCATGACCTGGAAGAATATACTTCATAGTCATAGTCTCAGGACTATAATTCCACATTCCAGCAACCTCCAACATGAAATCATCAAACCTAGTTTCGTTATCAATGTCAATTGCATGAGCATCTCCGCCATTGTATGACAATGAACCATCTTTATTTGTCACAAACTCACCCCCAGATTGACATATAGTTATAAGTTTCTTATCCCCCATTACCTacacacaaaaataaataaatcaaagaacTGTAATTTCCATGTAGAA encodes:
- the LOC113347038 gene encoding uncharacterized protein LOC113347038, encoding MRSDKDHAFLSKVMGDKKLITICQSGGEFVTNKDGSLSYNGGDAHAIDIDNETRFDDFMLEVAGMWNYSPETMTMKYILPGHGKTLITISNDKDLQRMINFHQSSTTADIFVITRDVIHHDVSNMPASRSSRTTISEAVVAIDDTPVDGIIINSVEPDAVFDVPLESISPNQPPAIAVTAASAAKHHRAVEWENTITGVDQRFTNVHEFREALRKYSIAHGFAYKFIKNDSHRVTVKCKSEGCPWRLHASRLSTTQLFCIKKVSGVHSCDGSILTSGYQATTNWVAEIVKEKLRESSSYKPKDIVTDIKRDFGIELNYSQAWRAKEIAREQLQGSYKEAYNQLPYFCEKIKETNPGSHATYSTKEDSSFHRLFVSFHASLQGFEQGCRPLLFLDSTSLNSKYQGTLLSATAADGDDGVFPVAFAIVDAETDDNWRWFLVELSSAVSTSQITFVADMQKGLSESIPEVFVDAKHSYCLRYLTESFKRDLKMQFSNEVKRLLVADLHSAAYATRYEEFQRSHESIKGISPEAYNWVHQNKPEHWANVFFEGARYNHMTANFGEMFYQWVSEAHELPITQLVDVIRRKMMELIYTRRVDSNQWETTLTPSAEQKIRKETAKAQSFRVDYDVIFPPNNNKFEVRGDSYTEKVDIGQKWDCSCKGWNLSGLPCSHAIACILYIGKHPYAYCSRYFTTETYRTTYSQSINPVPNEDMPTKIDSSEGAVLITPPPARRTPGRPKSQRAQDLDKRKLQCSNCKGFGHNKSTCKSI